A single window of Leptospira koniambonensis DNA harbors:
- a CDS encoding Crp/Fnr family transcriptional regulator, with protein MYPIPLLENLRKKVPSLEKNWDRYTSMLKEKKVPAKTELIKRGVYTKNIFIVKKGCLRLKFEDKGRDITIAFFPENRAITSIHSYRGTYESSQLAVESIEPTELLILSGEDAETIYRENDGLRDFLLEYVAERFDTYMNLFLSRIRDSPEQRYLNLINEQQDLVNRIPQHYIASFLGITPVSLSRIRNRIWKEQK; from the coding sequence ATGTATCCGATACCTTTACTGGAAAATTTAAGGAAGAAAGTCCCAAGTTTAGAAAAAAATTGGGACCGTTATACTTCCATGTTAAAAGAAAAGAAGGTCCCAGCAAAAACAGAACTTATCAAAAGAGGGGTTTACACTAAAAACATATTCATTGTTAAGAAAGGATGCCTGCGATTAAAATTTGAAGATAAAGGCCGTGATATCACTATCGCATTTTTCCCTGAGAACAGAGCGATCACTTCTATTCATAGTTACAGAGGGACTTATGAGAGCAGCCAACTTGCTGTCGAAAGTATTGAACCTACAGAATTACTTATACTAAGCGGAGAAGATGCAGAAACTATTTATAGAGAGAATGACGGGCTTAGAGATTTTTTATTGGAATACGTTGCTGAAAGATTTGATACGTATATGAATTTATTTTTATCCAGGATTAGGGATAGCCCTGAACAAAGATATTTGAACCTGATCAATGAACAGCAAGATCTTGTAAATCGTATCCCCCAGCATTATATTGCTTCTTTTTTAGGGATCACTCCTGTCTCCTTAAGTAGGATCCGAAACAGGATTTGGAAGGAACAAAAATAA